The Euphorbia lathyris chromosome 2, ddEupLath1.1, whole genome shotgun sequence genome includes a window with the following:
- the LOC136219076 gene encoding uncharacterized protein codes for MADMEPPSFSLGLDLDLSTPLQQDSHINPAPATSSHTLSYHEDDDENFGRRDIDSIEEDFGLQVMDSDPESGPDSPRVFKRLRRGPAAEQSGVRFCDNGNDEIEEFSSQEDFIKDDKHTSTYNSIYSTSKVPLCGRGVLTNQLSSQLKEKNKGRTSDAPSSSCLRTGQNGFILPKLTVSPLRKFQLVDSDTEEPSKNKGRTSDAPSSSCLGTGQNGFILPKLTISPLPKFQLIDSDTEEPSTDRKIPGSDSSLKKKKQPSAILPKRNLSPQKHQSEDLWKDFSPMKSFNISTPALDEVCEEYFRSVRDKNASAKLGSHLYNEGNVGYEQDANASSSVKQSWNLADPVPPAHCYFFHDDPRIQILVRSRLPHFFPLGISKSRENQQPIEPVINYMSQFNGEASKHRTTQRKTNEMGSTRGRGRGRGRGGSRKSNAKEAESSVGWVDPKTSTTIPKDAGKRRVQANGQGGGRWYTSPEGKKVYVSKGGQEMSGRTAYRHYKKDNGGFRKSKKKTNAKRKKS; via the exons ATGGCGGACATGGAACCCCCTTCCTTCTCTCTCGGCCTGGATCTCGATTTATCCACTCCACTCCAACAAGATTCCCACATCAATCCAGCTCCAGCTACGAGCTCCCATACTTTATCGTACCATGAGGACGATGATGAAAATTTCGGACGCCGAGACATTGATTCCATCGAAGAAGATTTCGGACTTCAGGTTATGGATTCGGACCCTGAATCCGGACCGGATTCTCCCCGGGTATTCAAGCGGCTGAGACGAGGCCCGGCGGCAGAGCAATCGGGAGTGAGATTTTGTGACAATGGTAACGATGAGATTGAAGAGTTCTCCTCACAAGAAGATTTTATTAAAG ATGATAAACATACATCAACATACAATTCCATATATAGTACCTCAAAGGTCCCACTATGCGGTCGTGGGGTTCTAACTAACCAGTTATCAAGTCAGTTGAAGGAAAAGAACAAGGGAAGGACTTCAGATGCTCCATCTTCTTCCTGTTTAAGGACAGGCCAGAATGGGTTCATACTTCCAAAGTTAACTGTCAGTCCTCTTCGAAAGTTTCAGTTAGTTGATTCGGATACTGAAGAGCCTTCTAAGAACAAGGGAAGGACTTCAGATGCTCCATCTTCTTCCTGTTTAGGGACAGGCCAGAATGGGTTCATACTTCCAAAGTTAACTATCAGCCCTCTTCCAAAATTTCAGCTAATTGATTCGGATACTGAAGAGCCTTCTACTGACAGAAAGATTCCAGGATCTGATTCAtccttgaagaagaagaagcagccTTCTGCAATTCTACCTAAAAGAAATTTATCACCACAGAAGCATCAAAGCGAGGATTTGTGGAAAGATTTCTCTCCAATGAAGAGTTTCAACATCTCAACACCTGCTCTAGATGAAGTCTGTGAAGAATATTTTCGGTCCGTTCGAGATAAGAATGCATCTGCGAAACTGGGTAGCCATCTATATAACGAGGGCAATGTAGGCTATGAGCAGGATGCAAATGCCAGCTCAAGTGTTAAGCAGTCCTGGAATTTAGCTGACCCTGTTCCTCCAGCTCATTGTTACTTTTTCCATGATGATCCAAGGATTCAGATACTAGTCCGTTCTCGCTTACCTCACTTTTTCCCCTTGGGTATTTCCAAAAGCAGGGAAAACCAACAACCTATTGAACCGGTCATCAATTACAT GAGTCAATTCAACGGAGAAGCTTCTAAACACAGGACAACTCAAAGGAAAACTAATGAGATGGGATCAacaagaggaagaggaagaggaagaggaagaggtggatcaagAAAATCAAATGCCAAAGAAGCAGAGTCTTCTGTGGGCTGGGTAGACCCCAAAACTAGTACTACCATTCCAAAGGATGCTGGGAAAAGACGTGTGCAGGCCAATGGTCAGGGTGGTGGCCGGTGGTATACATCCCCCGAGGGGAAGAAG GTTTATGTCTCGAAAGGTGGGCAGGAGATGTCTGGTCGAACGGCATATAGACATTACAAAAAG GATAATGGAGGGTTTAGAAAGTCGAAAAAGAAAACTAATGCCAAGAGGAAGAAAAGCTGA